The DNA segment GAGAATCGACAAATGCTGGATATGCCATTCACCTTTGACATCTATCAGATGGCACGGTGTAAGATGCAAACGTAAGTGTGTTATTCATCATCTTAATTAATGCATTTCTCAGTATACCATAAGTAGTTTAATTTCATGCCATGGGTCAGTTCCAGACCCGCACCTATAAAGCATAACAACATGTTGCTTGAATGTTTTATCAGTTCAAACCATTGCGGTGAAAAATACTGTAGGGGCAGATACTATGACATATCATGCAAATGAGGTTGCAAGCTCAGGCATATGGCAGAGAACCGAGACAATACTGCAAACTAGTCACCTTTTTCAATGCGTCTTTCATGGACTATATTCATTTGCAATGTCAACCCAATTGCACAGTAAGCGAAACGGCATTGTTTGAATTGTTGTATAGACGAATTTCAGCAAGCTCATATTTGCAATGTTACCAATGCAAAAAACGCGGTTCTTGGTTTGATCCACTATGTGAACATAGGGCAGTGTTTGTGCTGCTCCATTAGCATTTTTAAAGATTAGCTTGGTTTAAAAGCATAATGCACAAATGTTTCGTTATGTCTAAGTGAGTATCAACACAAGCAAAATGCCTTCAAGTCCATGGTGCACTCATGTCATTGCTGAAGTCATTCTGTAATTATGCATATGCTCACAAACTTGGAGGACAACGTTAAACCGTTGCAACCGTTGATAATAGATTGAGTGGAATTTTTGAGGGTAGTTTGTCTAACTGAGATGATAAATGTACCGTATATTAAAGCAATGATGAACAAAAACTAATTCAATAGATCAACCAATCAATTGGCAATCCAAATGCTTGAAGTTGTCTCCACACATTCCCAATTACTTTTTGAAAGAATTCCTTTTATTCTCATAAGCCTTATTAATGTTGGAAAAACATTTCAGCATTTCTGTTCCActgtaacaccaatgagcggatggtattcaacaatctgttccatattaatgaatcctgactctttaacacattctacactcaaagaccagaacgtgagttaaagaaaaacaaggacCTTCACTTTACAACCCTCTtccaacataactcaccaccctgggcgccgccagGACATTGTGGATGAGAGTTATAACgccttggagactatccagagatacAATATCGAACTTcaaagggaagacaaacacccGTCCTTTTCACTCACTGCGCTATCACACAACgaaacagacgcacacacattcacaaacaggcacaagcatttatggctagcccatggacctttttactataaaactacctctaaatgtattttaatgtctcctttttgtgctcaaatgtatgtatgcggcatagtggaatatacaaatgttactgtgtgtttaatgcaaactttatatgcatttagttaagaataactctGTATCTCTGTATACTTGAAAATCAAAGTTcttggtgtctgtataatcgtaaaaacacgactgtaacgaatcttgatagcaaattacagaggaacgatcttgcttaagaaaaatgtttcttGCCTCAGTTTCTTACACTTTATTGGCTCATACTGAAAGATAGGTGTAAACCTAAGTTTACgtaaaagctcagggaaacctgtattctgggcattccTGGGTTTCCAGTTTcgcaaccggacttcaagaagttcttcatttgttcttctttacttttcgtttaactttagtttttctttattgtcttctgatatttgacttcgttcaattgtcttcacgagccaaacgaacttaagtctaatcatcttttggcaaagtttacattcgcgttaaccatcgagctcacgcattatctgctctggaaagaacaaCGCTGAGGCCGCACCGACGGACAATTTGAACGCAGctacacacaagagccagatcaaagcaagtactttcttatatcgcaactaaaattgctgtttaaggttgtctagactattccatgtttgtgaaattattcaatgacttggggtctcttgcaaagttaactgtttgaaattgtcacGCTGAGATtggttttcactttcactttctctccctctctctcttatttATCTCATTACTATTCTTGTtcgtttaccttgtttaaattgtatttttcgtattatttgtattattatattttgctatatactcattttacttatgaattgtagttatgtactctttagtctgtttttattaaatcctataatttgcttgaattgaattgttttattgctcattgagatcgaagtccctgaattgTGTGATCTAAGCTAcaagctttgttttatatgaattattttcagtaatcttagtagtacagacaaagaaaatatagtttttcctgatcagaagattaatatttcttggagtttgtaagaagggtatttttattgaattttgataaggaagtctagctttgTCTAGATTAACTTAAACTtattctagtaaaggttacctttaacctgttaaatgtcaccccgtcccgtatacgttgactatactatattataatcaaatctaatctaatcttgacaaactatatatcgttggaaaactctaagactcccaaatatatattttaccaatattttttgttaaaaatgatgtaggaaaagtaatagatcaatttaggacaagagtgcaccctcagaaatctacattacaaaaggagcttttacctttgtataaaaaaaagacttactctttgcctttttctctatcacattttagaaatcatccaaagttatatatcacttgaaaacataaaatctcaaaattcatccttcaaaacccatttttaattcagacattgcattaccatgtaaatggaacatcaaaatcatgttacaaaatgttttcagtcatgaattataaaaacgtaggtttgtatcatgcacattcaagtctatcttcaaaaacgtgagtgacagttaacaggttaaattattgaatattgcctctttgggtaatttaatatttgtaagcaagaAGCACGTTATATTTATAGACTCATGactattcacttcatttgagttaattattccccagaaagtgattgttgctacaccACATTGGACAATTCTGCCAGAAGTCTTTGGGCCAAGGATGCATTCTGAAACAGCATATATGGCCTTACACCTTGCatattacacattaaaaaaaaaattgtttggtcAGGTCAGGTTACTAATGTGTCTGTTTTTTTGCAATAACAGTGTTTTATAAACAGAATCTCAAATCTCTTAATTGTTAGTATGATTTGTAGTTTAAATCTGTTTGTATCTATCTGGAAATCCCATCAGAATGCGCCATTTGAACagtattttttcaaaacattccgGTTTTGCATTCTGAACTTCGATATGCTTTAGTTTTCAGTTCACATTATGCTTATGTTTAGTGGCGTTGGTGAATTTGATGTGTGGGatcactacatttttttttttttttacctttgactTTGAATGGGTAATGTAAATGCTCTGCCACTACAGTGAATTATACCTTAATGGTCGAAAACTGTACATTTGTCTAAATGGAAAATGTTAGCCCTCACTCAAACTGTGCATTTGTACTGAACCAATGCACTTCTTGATTTTGTATGTTTCTTAAGCGTGAAGCTGTtggcatttaataaataaattaggatgtAGTTGGTCAGGATGGAAAACTGATCAGTTGTTGTCTAATGCTGTGGTTTGCTTAATTTTGTCTGTGAAGAATGCTGTGGTGTGTGGCATTAAATCTACCTCAAGAAATCCTCAGAAGACTGGGATATATCAGAAGTAAGTGTACATTGAAGTATAAAGTGCTTAATATCAATAAGATGGCTCTTAGCAGTTTGTTTTTGACATCCATCCTTCACATGTGTATTTCTGTTACTTAAACTATgctgtatttaattaaattaatgtacttTATAGGATGATGTCTCCTCTGATGATGAGTACATCCCAGACTCTGTATCGGATTCAGAAAGCTCAGGGACAGAGTTGACTGTTGAGTTGCCCGAAGCATCCAACAAGTCCCATACCAATAATATGGCTGATTTAGGCATTACTTTTACTGAACAAGAACAGACCATAGATAAACTTGACAACTCCAAGAATATCCTGATGGTCTAGAAAATACTGGTGATCTCCAAAGTGACCCAGAACCAGAAAGCTCAGAGTCATACCAGCAGAAAACAAAAGATGCGAGTAATGAAAAGGGTACTGTGGATATTCTTGGCAAAAGTAAATCCCCAACCAAATCACCAAAATTCCTTAAAAGCCAAATTAATTATTGCTTTTTACGTGGAAAACCTCAAACAAAATTTGCACGCCATCTGGAGAGGCATGAAAATGCTGAAATCGCACAGGCACTTCAGTAACCCAAATCATCCAAGGACAGAAGGGTTCTTCTTGAGAAATTCCGAAACATTGGCAACTTCAAGCACAACTCAATTGTTAAAACCACAGCATCAGGCTCTCTTAAAGTGAAAAGGAGTTCCAAACAGAGCAGCAGCCTTGAGACGTATGATTACTGCTTGTACTGTAGGGGTATGTTATCCAGAAAAGAACTTTCTCGACATATGAAAAGATGTGCTCTAAGACCAGAGAATAATGttgaagagagagacagagtcttTGGTATAGCATCTGCTCAATCCACAATGTCCCAGCCAATCTCAAGTGAACTTTGGTCAGTGTTGGGCAAAATGCACAAGGATAACGTGTCCACTGCAATAAGGAATGATCATTATCTCATGCAGTTTGCCCAGTCCCTCTTTAATAAGCATGGGAGTGACCAATCAAAGCACGAGTATATAAGACAGAAAGTAAGGGAACTTTGGAGATTACTTGTGACTTTGCGCCACACAACAAGAATCCATAACATGGAAGAGGCAACAAAACGAGGCAACTTTTTGTTCTTACTAGTGCTGTCAAGAGAGTTTCAGGTTTTGATAATGAGAATGGCACATTCAAAGCCCCAAGTTTGGCCCTGAAAATTGGACATTCTCTCAGAAAGAGAAGTGACCTCATTATGTGTCGTGCTCTCATGGAAGAGGACCAAGAGGTGATCGATTCCATCAGGAGGTTTCATACACTTCATGAAACGAAGTGGTCTGAATTGGTCTCCCATTCTGCCTTATCAAACCTGAGTGAGGCAAAATACAACAAGAGCACCGGGCTTCCACTGGCAAAAGACGTTCAGAAGCTGCAGTTATATCTTGGTCAGCAAGTGGAATTGACTAAAGAGAAACTAGCCAATGACCCAACAGCAGGCACTTATGCAGCACTAGCAAAGGTGACCCTTTGTCAAGTCAATTTGTTTCATAGGAAGAGGGAGGGTAAAGTGGCACGGATGACTGTAAAAAATTTTGAAGATCGTGACATGTCCCAACTAAACGATGACATAAGCACTGGGCTCACAGAAGTTGAGAAGAGACTTTGCAAACAATTCGCCAGAGTGGAACTGaggggaaaaaaggaagaaaggtTGCTGTGATTCTGACTTCTGATATGACTGCTAACCTCTCACTCATTAGTAAGAGGAAAGAATGTGGAGTAACTGAAAACAACAAGTACCTCTTCGCTGTTCCTTGTAGTGATAGTCACTACAGAGGGCAGTTTGGTCAATTTGCAAATGCTTGTGGAGCCGAAGATCCTCAAAACCTCAGATCAACTAACCTTCGCAAACAGATTGCCACAATAAGCCAAGTCATGAACTTGAAAGATAATGAACTGGACCAACTGGCCGATTTTCTTGGCCATGACATTAGGGTGCATAGGGAGTACTATCGACTGCCCAAATCAACAATTCAGCTGGCTAAGATCTCGAAGCTGCTTATTGCTATGGAGAAGGGAAGTGTGAAGGAAATTTCACGCTGCAACAGCACTGCTAGCTGAGCTCCAGTCACCGCAGCACATAGCTCTTTCATCAGATCTTGTAAGTCATTTGAGGGTGCCTAGCAGGAGAAATTGAGAATGAGACCGACATTCCTTGTAGGACCCTAAGATCCTGGCGCACCGTCCTTAAAGCAAGGTTCTCTGACTCccctttaaccctttcgagtcgattaatgcatatatgcgttttgagtcattttctcctgataaccccgaaaagaacttaaattacactttcaattttaatcgtacagataagagcaatacatcaatcgaatctgtaaagggtctacttttttttggatacagacataataacaacaaaactttgtgcacttataaaataaagataacaaacaaggtgtacTGTCtccagcctttgtctgcgctgatcttcatttacaaacacgtcattaaaatgaactgtaactccgtgaatactcaacaaagatacATGAGatagatatctatagaaagcttgacatgtctatttttaaactaaacaagtgcagctgaaaacagatattctgtgataaagtgatccatatgaaaacaatgcaatgtctgtttttcatgtctcccttcattatatctaatgtgaccacgcccccgcgctgaacgcgctattcagattcaaactgaagcgcgcggcttgaatacgcccacacagaagaaaaagcatccagactgttcttcaagtttttattttattttactgtttgcttcgcgatgagaggaataagacataattcaccccaaaaagatgtgatgtggttgaggatttgagaaatgaatTTCcttagaaaaaaagaatgaagcactttattcagcagagaccatgaacatgagtaagtctctttttatttatgtatatacttgtattagttttcacataacgtgtaaacattttactagttagactttttccaaagactttttccaaactataattcctgactaaatgtataatcaagtgaaacattatgaagtttcaataacaatatacaatactataccattcaaaagcttgatgtaaataatataaatgtaacaaatagataactgtaacaaatgtaaaaacaatgattttctttcaatttattatcccctaaaaacccagaaaaatattctcagcttttTTCAAcgttaataataatgataataataataacaatatattttttttttgttgttgtagaaaataagattgttaaaaggatttctgaaggattgtgtgactggagtaatgctgacatacaatttgtttgaaagtcagctttgattgtttctaataaactgtttaactgctcccccaagtgtatattaaattatgttgtgggataattaaatatattcttaataaactacaaacataaaattatatacttttattttgttttcacattctttcttgtaactcctcactcacagtggcacagctgaatgagaggctcattatgcagctcattatgcaggcctttgtcttctcaggtgtaaatcacaatgatattcatggtagttgacgcctactcacatatAACTTTTATCAACAAAAAGTGTGTTAGaaaatttaaaatcaatatattgttttctgtgagtgagtaaacaagatgattttcacaatttagaaagaaaaattctacgctacaagctccagttctcaaaaatcccgggaaccattgttctttatgtgttttatggccttttaaagtgttttaacatttttagtttttcactaaccacgcataatattttttttctcaaaaacacaattatgtacgtacatgcatttcacatattattatagcccgagtttgtgctgattacagtgagattagactttacccatttagatatttattagaaactgaaaaaagcacaaatgtcagggcatgacaaaacttctccaggccccaaaaatacccttagactccagagggttaagtttAAGCTCCTTAGCGGCAGCTGGAAGTAGCATCGTGCGCTCTGACCCATCATCCAGTATCGCGTAGGTCTCCATAGCATGCTGTCCATTGTGTAGCACAACCTTTGTCACCTTTAGGAGCACTTGACTGCTGCCAGACGGCCTATCCAGATAGAGAACTTCATTAGCAGTACTCACTAAACATGATGTGTTCTCTGTGGCTGGTGTCACTATAGCTGGTCTAATGTTAAGGTCATGGAGAGCTTCCAGATATCTGCCATTACAACTCTTGCACCTGGCCTTCAGTTTGCACTGTGTGGCCTGGTGACAACGACCACAACGCCAGCACCACCTGTTTTTCTTAACCCAGTCTCTCCGCTGCTCAGTGGTTAACCGGCTGAAGTTGGTGCACTGGTTCAGATAATGCAGGGCGTTGGTACAGTATGGGCAGGGTAGGGCGTCTTTGCCTTGTGGATTGGCAGTGGTAGATGAGAATACTGGGACAGTCGGGCAACTAGAAGATTGTTCAGCTCCATTGAGGATGGCAAACTTTGAGTCCTTCCGTCTATCCCTCTTACTGTTTGGGGTCTCTTGGGGTTGGGACTCATATCCATACTCCTCAATCTGCAGCTCAAACTCCAGCCAGCGGGCGAAGTCTAATAGCGTAGGGACACAGATGCTGAGGGGATGTAAGTATCTCATAAACCCAGACCGCAGATCTTGTGGAAGCTTGCACATAAGCCTAGTGACACGAGACCCACATTAAAGCTCAATATGACCTTTCTCTCCAAGCTGGTCGAGCATGCCAATCAAGGCTCTCACCCTGAGAGCAAATCCTTTAAAGGCAGTGATGTCCTGACTACGAATGTTAGGCGACTCCATCAGGTCTGCAATGCGCCTTAATGCTAGCTGGTGAGGTTGCCCATAATGCTCTGTTAATGAGGCCATAGTGTAGGAAGAAATGAGGTTTGTTCGTTTTACTTGCATTTCCGCTGAAAAGCAAAGTTGGAGATTCGCTTGTTGCCTCATCTCAGGGAATCCCCATGCCTCGGATTGGATGCAGAGCTGTCATTTGGATGGCGTCTTTTGGGAAAACCCTCCTGGTGATTTGTTGTTTGCCATGTTATGTAGAACTTCTGAGACTCTTCAGATAGTTTTGCTGTTTGCAagagtcaagccaagtcacctttatttatatagcgctttatacaaaatacattgcgtcaaagcaactgaacaacattcattaggaaaacagtgtgtcaataatgcaaaatgatagttaaagtgagttcatcattgaatttagtgatgtcatctctgttcagtttaaatagtgtctgtgcatttatttgcaatcaagtcaacgatatcgctgtagatgaagtgaacccaactaagcaagccagaggcgacagcggcaaggaaccgaaactccatcggtgacagaatggagaaaaaaacctttggagaaaccaggctcagttgggggggccagttctcctctgaccagacgaaaccagtagttcatttccagactgcagcaaaaccagattgtgcagaagaatcatctgtttcctgtggtcttgtcctggtggtcctctgagacaaggtctttacaggggatctgtatctggggctctagttgtcctggtctccactgtctttcagggcagtagaggtcctttctaggtgctgatccaccatctggtctggataagtactggatccgggtgactgcagtgaccctctgatctggatacagactgaatctggtggctacggtgacctcgaaataagagagaaacggacaaatattagcatagatgccattcttctaatgatgtagcaagtgcatagggtgttatgggaagtgttcctggttcagGTTTACcgaattaatgcagcctaaaaatcctttaacagatttggatattaaaagcatataagtatgttatgtgtaagccagctTAAAGAGATGggactttaatctagatttaaactgcaagagtgtgtctgcctcccgaacaatgttaggtaggttattccagagtttaggcaccaaataggaaaaggatctgccgcctggagttgattttgatattgagccttgagaacgtagcggacgtagaggattataatgtaaaaggagctcattcaaatactgagtgttcaagtctatgcaaaagaatgttgtggtcaattgtgtcaaacgcaacactaagatccaataaaactaatagagagatacacccacgatcagatgataagagcagatcatttgtaactctaaggagagcattCTCAGTACTATAcagatacggtctaaatcctgactggaaatcctcacatataccatttttctctaagaaggaatataactgtgaggataccaccttttctagtatttcggacagaaaagggagattcgagattggtctataattgactagttctttggggtcaagttgtggttttttgatgagaggcttaataacagccagtttgaaggttttggggacacaTCCTTATGGCAATGAGGAATtattaatagtcagaagaggatctatgacttttggaagcacctcttttaggagcttagatggtataaggtctaacatacatgttgttggtttagatgatttaacaagttaatACAATTCtttctctcctatagtagagaatgagtggaactgttcctatagggggtctatagtgcactgatgCGATGCTGTAGCTgaggctgaatggttgcaattttatctctaatagtatctattttagaagtaaagtagttcataaagtcattactgctgtggtgttgggaaatgtcagcacttgttgaggctttatttttcattaatttagccactgtattgaataaatacctggggttatgtttgttttgttctaaaaaaagaaaaagtaatcggatctagcagtttttaatgcttttctgtaggataggttacttttcctgccaagcaatacgaaataactctagttttgttttcctccagctgcgctccatttttcgggctgctctctttagggtgcgagtatgctcattataccatggtgtcaaactgttttccttaaccttccttaagcgtaaaggagcaactgtatttaaagtgcaagaaaagagagagtccacaGTGTCTGTTActtcaagttgttctgaggttttggatatgctaaggaatttggatacatcaggaagataacttaaaaagcagccttttgtggtagaagtgatggttcttccatacttgtaacaagaagtagaatttacaattttggctgtatgaagtttacacaaaaccaaataatgatctgagatatcatcacttggctgcataatttcaacactatcaacatcaattccatgtgaccgTATAAAATCTAGattatgatttcgacaatgagtaggtccttaaacgtgttgtctaaccccaatagagttcagaatgtctataaatgctgatcccaatgcatctttttcattatcaacatggatattaaaatccaccaactattaaaactttatctgcagccagaactaactcggatgtaaaatcaccaaactcagTGGCCTGTATACAgaagccagtacaaacataacgggatttatcattaacatttgtttctctggataatgttatatgaagcaccattacttcaaatgagttatacttgaagcctgccctctgagaaatcctgaaaacgttgtcaTAAATTGAAgaaacacctccccctttaccttttagcctaggctcatgtttataacagtaatcttgggggggtggactcaattaaaataatgtaatcatctggGGCCGGTTTCACAAAGATAGACTTTGACTATGACTTAGATATAGTTGATAGTCAGACTTCAGATAGACATCTAATTCAGACCATTGCACAAAGCACTTAAGACTCTGACTATCTCAAGTAGGACTacactgcagtgcattctgggtaaaataagacacttttcaaaacaaaaaacatggcgGATCGAGTAAGCGCATTTAACCGGTCAGTTCAGTTTACCCCAGCAGAAAATATGTGTTTGTTGGAGGAGTATAATAGTTACAAGGACATTTTACTAGGGAAATTTAGCGGAGGAGAATGTAGTAACaagaagaaatgtttaatttggaaaaaGATTTCCGCGACAGTAAACAGCATTAATCCGACCGTTGAGCGCAGCGTTAAAGACGTACAGAAAAGATATAAAAACATGGTGCAAGATGccaaaaaggaaatatttaagaGGAAATACCCAAAAACGGGAGGAGGACCCCAAGAGAAACTTAAAGACACCACTGAAATGGTGATGAATATATATGGTGGACAGTCGCCGATGTTCTGGGGGATAAGCGGAGGACGGGAAAGTGGAGTGTGTGGAGCCGTCAACACTGACGTAACCGGCGGAGTTCCCTCAGCCACTGACAGCAGCACCCCGCCGCCACATCAAGAGGAAGAGCCAGACAGTCAAGATGAGAATACAGGTAACAGCgggtgattgttataaataaatcagtttggTTTTTCCTTTTGCTTTATTGCCTTCGATTTGATGCTTATAAAGTCAAGTTGATGATGTATGCTAATATGAACCGGTAATAATGTATGCTAATGTGAACCGGTAAGCTTGCTATCCAGCAAATCATGTGAACAACGTAATGACTCAGCCTATAATAGAAGGAACCTACaagtaataaaatgttatgttcttattttttttagtgaCCCTGTCTTTGAATTGGGACCGAAGCGAGGCAGTGGTGGAGGAGCCGGCTGAGAGACGTGAGGGGACAGGAGATGAAGAGTCTGAGTCAGcgtcagcatcagcatcagctaCAGCTACACCTCCTGGTCCCATGGGTTGCACAACGGTGTTCAGAGGAACAACCATGTCAATGGTGCTAGACAAACAATACAGGAATCTTCAACTGGAAGAGAGGAAATTGCTGCTAGAGATTGAAGTTTTACAGCTTCAGaaagataaattaaaattagaGCTTCACAAACAGTCGCTGGAGTCCTGAATATCTTTGAGTAGcctac comes from the Carassius auratus strain Wakin unplaced genomic scaffold, ASM336829v1 scaf_tig00043897, whole genome shotgun sequence genome and includes:
- the LOC113086691 gene encoding uncharacterized protein LOC113086691, coding for MADRVSAFNRSVQFTPAENMCLLEEYNSYKDILLGKFSGGECSNKKKCLIWKKISATVNSINPTVERSVKDVQKRYKNMVQDAKKEIFKRKYPKTGGGPQEKLKDTTEMVMNIYGGQSPMFWGISGGRESGVCGAVNTDVTGGVPSATDSSTPPPHQEEEPDSQDENTVTLSLNWDRSEAVVEEPAERREGTGDEESESASASASATATPPGPMGCTTVFRGTTMSMAQVAGDP